The proteins below come from a single Micropterus dolomieu isolate WLL.071019.BEF.003 ecotype Adirondacks linkage group LG05, ASM2129224v1, whole genome shotgun sequence genomic window:
- the amotl2a gene encoding angiomotin-like 2a isoform X1: MKTAEDSSGTVLHRLIQEQLRYGNLTDTRTLLAIQQQALRGGSSGGGTGSPRSSLESLTQEESQCIQMLKRQDPQGQEHQGDCLHSESQVCHLYQLHGEELPTYEEAKVHSQYLISQQAEQEGPSMDIMGGRSEGQWDLKREHARSLSERLMQLSLERNGPRHSLAMSSSHSYPQLYNNNVTNTVAPERQGAQQCVDQRGPPPDYPVFARLPGYMLSHSQEHGQYYRDPPPPFYSQHHSRYVSTQSQLAHNSITAASSNNSTQTDVLMQENERLRKELEVYVEKAARLQKLELEIQRISEAYETLMKGSAKRETLEKTMRNKLEAEIKRMHDFNRDLRERLDTATKQRAAKEAECTDQRQHVFVKLLEQNEEQQREREQLERQIQHLRISGEECQRRRELLEQALASAQARNRQLEEELQRKRAYVEKVERLQSALAQLQAACEKRETLELRLRTRLEQELKSLRAQQSQHQAADLTAPELSSSTLNQQLREKEERILALEADITKWEQKYLEESTMRQFAMDAAATAAAQRDTTIINHSPRHSPNSSFNEDLPLSSHRHQEMENRIRALHAQLLEKDAMIKVLHQRSRWEQGKLERQGLRLARSVPSINTVTSSTESKGKSLSDDQTGAAALQRQPRVVPRGPSRDCSTQSDEAPQEPELTAEPSKLKTSEAISAATTDTSDEPMAPLKTFKSISSSDAEVVEILI; the protein is encoded by the exons atgaaaactgCTGAAGATTCATCTGGAACGGTCCTACACCGTCTCATCCAAGAGCAGCTCCGCTACGGGAACCTGACGGACACTCGCACACTTCTTGCTATCCAACAGCAGGCCCTGCGTGGAGGCAGCAGCGGCGGGGGCACAGGCAGTCCTCGCTCCTCTCTGGAGAGCCTGACTCAGGAGGAGTCCCAGTGCATCCAGATGTTAAAACGACAGGACCCTCAAGGCCAGGAGCACCAGGGGGACTGCCTGCACTCAGAGAGCCAGGTGTGCCATCTGTACCAGCTCCATGGAGAGGAGCTACCCACTTATGAGGAGGCCAAGGTTCACTCCCAGTACCTGATCTCTCAGCAGGCGGAGCAGGAAGGGCCCAGCATGGACATAATGGGGGGTCGCAGTGAGGGACAGTGGGATTTGAAGAGGGAGCACGCTCGCTCTCTCAGTGAGAGGCTCATGCAGCTTTCTCTGGAGCGGAACGGACCTAGACACAGTCTGGCTATGAGCTCTTCCCACAGCTATCCACagctatataataataatgttacaaATACTGTGGCACCTGAGAGGCAAGGGGCCCAGCAGTGTGTAGACCAGCGAGGGCCACCCCCGGACTATCCTGTCTTTGCCAGACTTCCTGGATATATGCTCAGCCACTCACAGGAGCATGGACAGTACTACAGAGACCCACCTCCCCCCTTCTACTCACAGCATCACAG CAGATATGTGTCTACCCAGTCTCAGTTGGCTCACAACAGCATCACCGCAGCCTCCAGCAATAACTCAACTCAGACTGACGTGTTGATGCAGGAGAATGAGCGACTCAGGAAGGAGCTGGAGGTCTACGTCGAGAAGGCCGCCAGGCTGCAGAAG TTGGAGTTGGAGATTCAAAGGATCTCTGAAGCTTATGAGACTCTGATGAAAGGCTCTGCCAAGCGGGAGACTCTGGAGAAAACAATGAGGAATAAACTAGAGGCAGAGATTAAGAGGATGCATGACTTTAACAGAGACCTGAGAG AACGACTTGACACAGCTACCAAACAGCGAGCGGCCAAGGAGGCAGAGTGTACAGACCAGAGGCAGCATGTCTTTGTTAAACTGCTGGAGCAAA ATgaagagcagcagagggagcGAGAACAACTGGAGAGGCAGATACAGCATCTGCGCATCTCCGGGGAGGAGTGCCAGCGGAGGCGGGAACTGCTTGAGCAGGCCCTGGCCTCGGCGCAGGCCCGCAACCGGCAGCTGGAGGAAGAACTGCAGAGGAAAAGAGCTTATGTGGAGAAAGTGGAAAGGCTGCAGAGCGCACTGGCTCAGCTGCAGGCAGCGTGCGAGAAGAGGGAGACGCTCGAGCTGCGCCTGCGCACACGACTGGAGCAGGAACTGAAAAGCCTCAGGGCACAACAG TCTCAGCACCAGGCAGCTGACCTCACAGCTCCAGAACTGAGTTCCTCCACGTTGAATCAGCAgctgagggagaaagaggagcgTATTCTGGCCCTGGAGGCAGACATCACCAAGTGGGAGCAAAAGTACCTGGAGGAGAGCACCATGAGGCAGTTTGCAATGGATGCGGCTGCCACTGCTGCAGCACAGAG AGATACAACCATCATCAATCATTCACCTCGACATTCACCAAACAGCAGTTTTAATGAAGACCTTCCTTTGTCGAGTCATAGACATCAGGAGATGGAGAACAG GATCCGTGCACTTCATGCTCAGCTCCTGGAGAAGGACGCTATGATAAAAGTCCTCCATCAGCGGTCTAGATGGGAGCAGGGCAAGCTGGAAAGACAGGGGCTTCGTCTCGCGAGGTCCGTCCCCTCTATCAACACTGTTACCAGCAGCACGGAGAGTAAAG GAAAGAGCCTCTCAGATGACCAGACAGGTGCTGCTGCGCTGCAACGGCAACCCCGCGTGGTGCCCAGGGGCCCGAGCCGAGACTGCAGCACCCAAAGTGACGAGGCCCCGCAGGAGCCTGAGCTCACAGCGGAGCCTAGCAAGCTAAAGACCTCTGAGGCGATCTCAGCAGCTACCACTG ACACATCGGATGAGCCAATGGCACCACTCAAGACATTCAAGAGCATCAGCAGCTCGGATGCAGAGGTGGTTGAAATCCTCATTTGA
- the amotl2a gene encoding angiomotin-like 2a isoform X2, whose protein sequence is MKTAEDSSGTVLHRLIQEQLRYGNLTDTRTLLAIQQQALRGGSSGGGTGSPRSSLESLTQEESQCIQMLKRQDPQGQEHQGDCLHSESQVCHLYQLHGEELPTYEEAKVHSQYLISQQAEQEGPSMDIMGGRSEGQWDLKREHARSLSERLMQLSLERNGPRHSLAMSSSHSYPQLYNNNVTNTVAPERQGAQQCVDQRGPPPDYPVFARLPGYMLSHSQEHGQYYRDPPPPFYSQHHRYVSTQSQLAHNSITAASSNNSTQTDVLMQENERLRKELEVYVEKAARLQKLELEIQRISEAYETLMKGSAKRETLEKTMRNKLEAEIKRMHDFNRDLRERLDTATKQRAAKEAECTDQRQHVFVKLLEQNEEQQREREQLERQIQHLRISGEECQRRRELLEQALASAQARNRQLEEELQRKRAYVEKVERLQSALAQLQAACEKRETLELRLRTRLEQELKSLRAQQSQHQAADLTAPELSSSTLNQQLREKEERILALEADITKWEQKYLEESTMRQFAMDAAATAAAQRDTTIINHSPRHSPNSSFNEDLPLSSHRHQEMENRIRALHAQLLEKDAMIKVLHQRSRWEQGKLERQGLRLARSVPSINTVTSSTESKGKSLSDDQTGAAALQRQPRVVPRGPSRDCSTQSDEAPQEPELTAEPSKLKTSEAISAATTDTSDEPMAPLKTFKSISSSDAEVVEILI, encoded by the exons atgaaaactgCTGAAGATTCATCTGGAACGGTCCTACACCGTCTCATCCAAGAGCAGCTCCGCTACGGGAACCTGACGGACACTCGCACACTTCTTGCTATCCAACAGCAGGCCCTGCGTGGAGGCAGCAGCGGCGGGGGCACAGGCAGTCCTCGCTCCTCTCTGGAGAGCCTGACTCAGGAGGAGTCCCAGTGCATCCAGATGTTAAAACGACAGGACCCTCAAGGCCAGGAGCACCAGGGGGACTGCCTGCACTCAGAGAGCCAGGTGTGCCATCTGTACCAGCTCCATGGAGAGGAGCTACCCACTTATGAGGAGGCCAAGGTTCACTCCCAGTACCTGATCTCTCAGCAGGCGGAGCAGGAAGGGCCCAGCATGGACATAATGGGGGGTCGCAGTGAGGGACAGTGGGATTTGAAGAGGGAGCACGCTCGCTCTCTCAGTGAGAGGCTCATGCAGCTTTCTCTGGAGCGGAACGGACCTAGACACAGTCTGGCTATGAGCTCTTCCCACAGCTATCCACagctatataataataatgttacaaATACTGTGGCACCTGAGAGGCAAGGGGCCCAGCAGTGTGTAGACCAGCGAGGGCCACCCCCGGACTATCCTGTCTTTGCCAGACTTCCTGGATATATGCTCAGCCACTCACAGGAGCATGGACAGTACTACAGAGACCCACCTCCCCCCTTCTACTCACAGCATCACAG ATATGTGTCTACCCAGTCTCAGTTGGCTCACAACAGCATCACCGCAGCCTCCAGCAATAACTCAACTCAGACTGACGTGTTGATGCAGGAGAATGAGCGACTCAGGAAGGAGCTGGAGGTCTACGTCGAGAAGGCCGCCAGGCTGCAGAAG TTGGAGTTGGAGATTCAAAGGATCTCTGAAGCTTATGAGACTCTGATGAAAGGCTCTGCCAAGCGGGAGACTCTGGAGAAAACAATGAGGAATAAACTAGAGGCAGAGATTAAGAGGATGCATGACTTTAACAGAGACCTGAGAG AACGACTTGACACAGCTACCAAACAGCGAGCGGCCAAGGAGGCAGAGTGTACAGACCAGAGGCAGCATGTCTTTGTTAAACTGCTGGAGCAAA ATgaagagcagcagagggagcGAGAACAACTGGAGAGGCAGATACAGCATCTGCGCATCTCCGGGGAGGAGTGCCAGCGGAGGCGGGAACTGCTTGAGCAGGCCCTGGCCTCGGCGCAGGCCCGCAACCGGCAGCTGGAGGAAGAACTGCAGAGGAAAAGAGCTTATGTGGAGAAAGTGGAAAGGCTGCAGAGCGCACTGGCTCAGCTGCAGGCAGCGTGCGAGAAGAGGGAGACGCTCGAGCTGCGCCTGCGCACACGACTGGAGCAGGAACTGAAAAGCCTCAGGGCACAACAG TCTCAGCACCAGGCAGCTGACCTCACAGCTCCAGAACTGAGTTCCTCCACGTTGAATCAGCAgctgagggagaaagaggagcgTATTCTGGCCCTGGAGGCAGACATCACCAAGTGGGAGCAAAAGTACCTGGAGGAGAGCACCATGAGGCAGTTTGCAATGGATGCGGCTGCCACTGCTGCAGCACAGAG AGATACAACCATCATCAATCATTCACCTCGACATTCACCAAACAGCAGTTTTAATGAAGACCTTCCTTTGTCGAGTCATAGACATCAGGAGATGGAGAACAG GATCCGTGCACTTCATGCTCAGCTCCTGGAGAAGGACGCTATGATAAAAGTCCTCCATCAGCGGTCTAGATGGGAGCAGGGCAAGCTGGAAAGACAGGGGCTTCGTCTCGCGAGGTCCGTCCCCTCTATCAACACTGTTACCAGCAGCACGGAGAGTAAAG GAAAGAGCCTCTCAGATGACCAGACAGGTGCTGCTGCGCTGCAACGGCAACCCCGCGTGGTGCCCAGGGGCCCGAGCCGAGACTGCAGCACCCAAAGTGACGAGGCCCCGCAGGAGCCTGAGCTCACAGCGGAGCCTAGCAAGCTAAAGACCTCTGAGGCGATCTCAGCAGCTACCACTG ACACATCGGATGAGCCAATGGCACCACTCAAGACATTCAAGAGCATCAGCAGCTCGGATGCAGAGGTGGTTGAAATCCTCATTTGA